The Phyllopteryx taeniolatus isolate TA_2022b chromosome 7, UOR_Ptae_1.2, whole genome shotgun sequence genome has a segment encoding these proteins:
- the LOC133481187 gene encoding zinc finger protein 271-like — MCKVKMLRTLVKQRLNVAVEEVIELFERTIAEYEKQLCRSKDENEPRRRDDVPNLRLLSSKADMQQVLVEGQAEKVASEKQEEPVKPPHIKEEEEDVWSRQDGQQLQGLEEADVTEFTWTGVYVKSEDDQGQCSQLRRSQSEEKASRHETTEAAGKHCEGSESGNIAPLSDMDDAMSHSSDTDHSDDTKEALRTKETSRGARHADNKHFDCPECGKTFTNKSVLKNHMVTHTGEKPFVCAVCDKRFSLKHHMKRHMRVHAGEKAFSPCSICDKRFRDEAAVKEHLRTHTGEKPLSPGSSRQHVAEADGDGEHADDAPLSDVDYVMSQSSDTENSDDGKELSKTRKPAEVDATYHSETKLYICTGCGKTFTNKSVLRNHMVTHTGEKPFACSVCDKRFSFKQNMRRHMAIHTGEKPHSCPFCDKRFYDKFEMKRHMLTHTAEKPFACSECAKSFSRRSHFRMHMKKHTAEKPSTSSSSGQHVRTEADADRCEDLAQPDKSAPLSDVDDVMSQSSEIDRSDEPKEPSETNKNSEVDVTHPNDHKQFHCSVCEKTFANKGSLKTHMLTHTGEKPFACPVCDKRFSIKQNMKRHMAIHTGEKPYSCPVCEKRFYVEFEMKRHKRIHTAEKPFTCSLCAKSFSCSNYLTLHMSTHTSEKPFACPVCAKNFSHRSYLRQHMKIHAAEKPFTCSVCSKGFSSRAYLRIHMSAHTGEKLFACSVCDKGFSRKSQFRKHMRIHTGEKFACAVCTSSFTSIELLIAHMRTHMEENPLASGSSTQLMTTEADGEQADDLAPLSDMDDVMSHASDSDDDDDDDDDDDDGEHLETNKN, encoded by the exons aTGTGTAAAGTGAAGATGCTGAGGACGTTGGTGAAGCAGCGCCTGAACGTGGCCGTCGAGGAGGTCATTGAACTGTTCGAGAGGACGATCGCGGAGTACGAGAAGCAACTTTGTCGAAGCAAAGACGAGAACGAGCCACGACGACGGGACGATGTTCCCAATCTTCGTCTTCTGTCGTCCAAAGCAG ATATGCAGCAGGTGCTGGTGGAGGGTCAAGCAGAAAAGGTTGCCTCTGAGAAGCAGGAGGAGCCAGTAAAGCCCccccacattaaagaggaagaggaggacgtgTGGAGCCGTCAGGATGGGCAGCAGCTGCAAGGGCTGGAGGAGGCCGACGTCACCGAGTTCACATGGACCGGCGTGTATGTGAAGAGCGAAGATGACCAAGGTCAGTGCTCACAGCTCCGTCGCAGTCAAAGCGAGGAGAAGGCGAGTCGACACGAGACGACAGAAGCTGCCGGAAAACACTGCGAAGGGTCAGAATCGGGCAACATCGCGCCGCTCTCAGATATGGATGACGCGATGTCACACTCGTCCGACACCGATCACAGCGACGACACCAAAGAAGCATTGAGGACGAAGGAGACGTCGAGAGGGGCGCGTCACGCTGACAACAAACACTTTGACTGCCCGGAATGTGGGAAAACGTTTACCAATAAGAGCGTTTTGAAAAATCACATGGTAACGCACaccggagagaaaccttttgtgtgCGCGGTTTGCGATAAACGATTCTCCTTGAAGCATCACATGAAGAGACACATGAGAGTGCACGCGGGGGAGAAAGCTTTTTCCCCCTGCTCAATTTGCGACAAAAGATTCCGAGATGAGGCCGCCGTGAAAGAGCACCTGAGAACACACACCGGGGAGAAACCCTTGTCACCCGGCAGCTCACGGCAACACGTAGCAGAAGCAGATGGAGATGGAGAACACGCAGACGACGCGCCGCTGTCAGATGTGGACTACGTGATGTCACAATCTTCCGACACCGAGAACAGCGACGACGGCAAAGAGCTTTCGAAAACAAGAAAGCCGGCCGAGGTCGATGCGACGTATCACTCTGAAACCAAACTGTACATTTGCACCGGATGTGGCAAAACCTTTACCAACAAAAGTGTTCTCCGAAATCACATGGTAACgcacacaggagagaaacctttcGCTTGCTCGGTGTGTGATAAAAGATTCTCCTTCAAGCAGAATATGAGGAGACACATGGCGATACACACGGGGGAGAAACCCCACTCCTGTCCGTTTTGCGATAAAAGATTCTACGATAAGTTTGAAATGAAGAGACACATGCTGACGCACACGGCCGAGAAGCCTTTTGCGTGTTCGGAGTGCGCTAAAAGTTTCTCTCGTAGGTCGCATTTCCGAATGCACATGAAAAAGCACACGGCGGAGAAACCGTCGACCTCCAGCAGCTCCGGTCAACACGTGCGAACAGAAGCCGACGCGGACCGATGTGAGGATCTCGCACAACCGGACAAGTCGGCTCCGCTGTCGGATGTGGACGACGTGATGTCGCAGTCTTCGGAAATCGACCGCAGCGATGAGCCCAAAGAGCCTTCTGAGACAAATAAGAACTCCGAAGTCGATGTGACGCATCCTAACGACCACAAACAATTTCACTGTTCCGTATGTGAGAAAACCTTTGCCAACAAAGGAAGTTTGAAAACTCACATGCTAACGCACACCGGAGAGAAACCTTTCGCTTGCCCGGTTTGCGACAAACGATTCTCCATAAAGCAGAATATGAAGAGACACATGGCGATACACACGGGGGAGAAACCTTACTCCTGCCCCGTGTGCGAGAAACGATTCTACGTGGAGTTTGAAATGAAACGACACAAGAGGATACACACGGCCGAGAAACCTTTTACGTGTTCGCTTTGCGCTAAAAGTTTCTCTTGTAGCAATTATCTGACGCTGCACATGAGCACGCACACGTCAGAGAAACCTTTCGCCTGTCCGGTTTGCGCTAAAAACTTTTCGCACAGATCGTATCTCAGacaacacatgaaaatacacgCTGCGGAGAAACCTTTCACGTGTTCCGTTTGCTCGAAAGGCTTCTCCAGCCGAGCGTATCTCAGAATACACATGAGCGCGCACACCGGGGAGAAACTTTTTGCGTGTTCGGTTTGCGATAAAGGTTTTTCCCGCAAATCGCAATTCAGAAAgcacatgagaatacacacgGGGGAGAAGTTTGCTTGCGCGGTTTGCACGAGCAGTTTCACCAGTATCGAACTTCTCATAGCGCACATGAGAACGCACATGGAGGAGAACCCTTTGGCGTCCGGCAGCTCGACTCAACTGATGACAACAGAAGCCGATGGAGAACAAGCGGACGACTTGGCTCCCCTGTCGGATATGGACGACGTGATGTCACACGCGTCTGacagcgacgacgacgacgacgacgacgacgacgacgacgacggagAACATTTGGAGACGAATAAGAACTAG
- the LOC133480735 gene encoding zinc finger protein 84-like isoform X2 — MERVNDFAPPSLASPKARSSIESVSHLPTLIYERAGPTCTKINAEVSNRLLVHQRDRVNMCKVNMLRELMKERLNVATEEIFELFEKTIADYEEKLRRSKEENERRQRELVNALVELRSLLHKEDMQRERQGEVPSEPQEDPAAPLLIKEEEEEDDNFPELVEHNQSEENGGSGQHVKMETEGEHCKDLQSEPDSLFAPLSDMDDIMSDSSETYHSDEVEEPVETNKDCEGDTAHRDDEEPVETERNCELNCSQCEKVFQSKSSLKTPTVAHTGDKPFTWSNKRYTLRHFRKCTGGKALTTEAGEGSREDKPKEHLETTKNAEGVVTRDSANNELNCSLCEKMFYSKRGLKQHMSTHTPNKPFPCLVCDKRFSWKHHVKRHMAIHTREKALTTEADGASKAPPLSDTKRTTKPSRTTKDSDADNHRCSLCHKNFVSSSSLTSHMVAHRGEKPFACSICDRRFSLKQNMLRHEKIHATQKPLPESAARKGFRNMAQLFSLAKTNRNRKKALKSSSSSQSVTTKAGGEHADSEPDTDNVTLNSSDTDHSEDIDESFKTKKKPKGDTTHRNDKKYISCCQCEKKFATEDGLRRHKKIHTGQKSFACAVCDQRFNVKANMLRHEKLHKRPKTFTCSLCRRSFRHRGRLIAHIRAHVDEKASSSSAKADGEHGDQPDVDDVTMDSSDTDHGAGPGDPLKTKKKSKGDVTRCNNNNSKAFKCSQCEKRFTDGNILSRHMLTHTGEKTFACPVCREQFSFKGTLTRHMTLHSEEMPYSCSLCSKRFREKSYISVHMGAHTKQKIFSCSLCTRMFSNKATLAKHMTAHAPGKLLACPVCGKSFNTKSYVKSHMRIHTGEKPFRCRLCHEKFTFRYRLKTHSCPGDAKGSKTRKV; from the exons ATGGAACGCGTTAACGACTTTGCCCCTCCTAGCCTAGCTTCACCCAAGGCACGCAGCTCAATAGAAAGTGTGTCGCATCTACCTACGCTCATCTATGAGCGAGCGGGCCCAACTTGTACTAAAATAAACGCCGAGGTTAGCAACAGGTTGCTTGTTCACCAGCGCGATCGTGTAAACATGTGTAAAGTCAACATGTTGAGGGAATTGATGAAGGAGCGACTAAACGTGGCCACCGAAGAGATCTTTGAGCTATTTGAGAAAACTATTGCAGACTACGAGGAGAAACTTCGTCGAAGCaaagaggagaacgagcgaCGGCAACGCGAACTAGTGAATGCCCTCGTCGAGCTTCGTAGTCTACTGCACAAAGAag ATATGCAGCGGGAGCGTCAAGGAGAGGTTCCCTCTGAGCCGCAGGAAGACCCAGCAGCGCCCCTTctcattaaagaggaagaggaagaggacgacAACTTTCCAGAGCTAGTGGAGCACAATCAAAGTGAGGAGAACGGCGGCTCAGGTCAACATGTGAAAATGGAAACGGAAGGAGAACACTGTAAAGACCTCCAATCTGAACCAGACAGCCTCTTTGCTCCGCTCTCGGATATGGACGACATCATGTCAGACTCCTCTGAGACTTATCACAGCGATGAAGTGGAAGAACCTGTGGAGACGAATAAGGACTGTGAAGGTGACACGGCGCATCGTGATGACGAAGAACCTGTGGAGACGGAGAGGAACTGTGAATTGAACTGCTCTCAATGTGAGAAGGTATTTCAAAGCaaaagcagtttgaaaactcCTACGGTAGCACACACGGGAGACAAACCTTTTACTTGGTCGAATAAAAGGTACACCTTGAGGCATTTTAGAAAATGTACAGGGGGGAAAGCTCTGACAACAGAAGCCGGTGAAGGCTCACGAGAAGACAAGCCCAAAGAACATTTGGAGACCACTAAGAACGCTGAAGGTGTTGTGACACGGGACAGTGCCAACAATGAATTGAACTGCTCTCtctgtgagaaaatgttttacagCAAAAGAGGTTTGAAACAACACATGTCAACGCACACGCCCAACAAACCTTTTCCTTGCTTAGTTTGTGATAAAAGATTCTCCTGGAAGCATCACGTGAAGAGACACATGGCAATACATACACGGGAGAAAGCTTTGACCACCGAAGCTGATGGAGCATCAAAAGCTCCTCCGCTGTCAGATACCAAGCGCACCACAAAACCTTCACGGACCACAAAGGACTCGGATGCCGACAACCATCGATGCTCTCTTTGTCACAAAAACTTTGTCTCCAGTTCAAGTTTGACTTCACACATGGTAGCACACAGGGGAGAGAAGCCTTTCGCATGTTCGATTTGCGATAGAAGATTCTCCTTGAAGCAAAATATGCTGAGACACGAGAAAATACACGCGACACAGAAACCTCTTCCCGAATCAGCTGCTAGGAAAGGTTTCCGGAATATGGCGCAACTGTTCTCACTcgcaaaaacaaacagaaacagaAAGAAGGCTTTGAAATCCAGCAGCTCCAGTCAAAGCGTGACAACCAAAGCTGGCGGAGAACACGCTGACTCGGAACCGGACACGGACAACGTGACGCTGAACTCTTCCGACACGGATCACAGCGAGGACATTGACGAATCGTTCAAGACGAAAAAGAAGCCGAAAGGTGACACGACACATCGCAATGATAAGAAATACATAAGCTGCTGTCAATGTGAGAAAAAGTTTGCCACCGAGGACGGTTTAAGAAGACACAAGAAAATACACACGGGACAGAAATCTTTTGCTTGCGCGGTTTGCGATCAAAGATTCAACGTGAAGGCAAATATGCTGAGACATGAGAAACTACACAAGAGACCAAAGACATTTACGTGCTCGCTTTGTCGGAGAAGCTTCAGGCATAGAGGGCGACTGATAGCTCACATAAGAGCACACGTCGATGAGAAGGCTTCCAGTAGCTCAGCAAAAGCTGACGGAGAACACGGCGATCAACCAGACGTGGACGACGTGACGATGGACTCTTCTGACACGGATCACGGCGCCGGCCCCGGAGACCCTCTGAAGACGAAAAAGAAGTCGAAAGGTGATGTGACACgttgtaataataacaatagcaAAGCTTTTAAATGCTCCCAATGTGAAAAAAGGTTCACCGACGGGAACATTTTAAGCAGACACATGCTAACGCACACCGGGGAGAAAACATTCGCTTGCCCGGTTTGCCGTGAACAATTCTCCTTTAAGGGGACTTTGACCAGACACATGACATTACACTCAGAGGAGATGCCCTATTCTTGTTCGTTGTGCTCAAAAAGATTCAGAGAGAAGAGCTACATAAGTGTGCACATGGGAGCGCACACCAAACAGAAAATTTTCAGCTGCTCGCTATGCACTCGAATGTTCTCCAACAAGGCGACCTTGGCGAAACACATGACGGCGCACGCCCCTGGGAAACTCTTGGCGTGTCCGGTTTGCGGCAAATCCTTCAACACTAAGTCTTATGTCAAAAGTCACATGAGgatacacactggtgagaaacctttccGTTGCCGGCTGTGTCACGAGAAGTTCACCTTTAGGTACCGGctcaaaacacacagttgtcctGGGGACGCAAAGGGTAGTAAAACAAGGAAAGTGTGA
- the LOC133480735 gene encoding gastrula zinc finger protein xFG20-1-like isoform X1, which translates to MERVNDFAPPSLASPKARSSIESVSHLPTLIYERAGPTCTKINAEVSNRLLVHQRDRVNMCKVNMLRELMKERLNVATEEIFELFEKTIADYEEKLRRSKEENERRQRELVNALVELRSLLHKEDMQRERQGEVPSEPQEDPAAPLLIKEEEEEDDNFPELVEHNQSEENGGSGQHVKMETEGEHCKDLQSEPDSLFAPLSDMDDIMSDSSETYHSDEVEEPVETNKDCEGDTAHRDDEEPVETERNCELNCSQCEKVFQSKSSLKTPTVAHTGDKPFTWSNKRYTLRHFRKCTGGKALTTEAGEGSREDKPKEHLETTKNAEGVVTRDSANNELNCSLCEKMFYSKRGLKQHMSTHTPNKPFPCLVCDKRFSWKHHVKRHMAIHTREKALTTEADGASKAPPLSDTKRTTKPSRTTKDSDADNHRCSLCHKNFVSSSSLTSHMVAHRGEKPFACSICDRRFSLKQNMLRHEKIHATQKPLPESAARKGFRNMAQLFSLAKTNRNRKKALKSSSSSQSVTTKAGGEHADSEPDTDNVTLNSSDTDHSEDIDESFKTKKKPKGDTTHRNDKKYISCCQCEKKFATEDGLRRHKKIHTGQKSFACAVCDQRFNVKANMLRHEKLHKRPKTFTCSLCRRSFRHRGRLIAHIRAHVDEKASSSSAKADGEHGDQPDVDDVTMDSSDTDHGAGPGDPLKTKKKSKDMPQVSVASEEASPHINGARHSSRDADTFGTRGRVEEAPQSDKDHHSDFEKERSVASTSGGKSLLKERKKIDMKARRHTGNQMKVFLNTNKNSDDKQCTVCKKTFATRPVLKRHMTQHTGEKAFACSRCDKRFSLKEYLNRHMMTHTGYKKPFTCSLCNVGFFLESHLKTHMESHPDKKHLTCPVCAKTFAKRSYIPKHMRLHTGEKPFQCNVCHKRFHFKNRILQHKCTGNGGNKNAVNKDAERLSN; encoded by the exons ATGGAACGCGTTAACGACTTTGCCCCTCCTAGCCTAGCTTCACCCAAGGCACGCAGCTCAATAGAAAGTGTGTCGCATCTACCTACGCTCATCTATGAGCGAGCGGGCCCAACTTGTACTAAAATAAACGCCGAGGTTAGCAACAGGTTGCTTGTTCACCAGCGCGATCGTGTAAACATGTGTAAAGTCAACATGTTGAGGGAATTGATGAAGGAGCGACTAAACGTGGCCACCGAAGAGATCTTTGAGCTATTTGAGAAAACTATTGCAGACTACGAGGAGAAACTTCGTCGAAGCaaagaggagaacgagcgaCGGCAACGCGAACTAGTGAATGCCCTCGTCGAGCTTCGTAGTCTACTGCACAAAGAag ATATGCAGCGGGAGCGTCAAGGAGAGGTTCCCTCTGAGCCGCAGGAAGACCCAGCAGCGCCCCTTctcattaaagaggaagaggaagaggacgacAACTTTCCAGAGCTAGTGGAGCACAATCAAAGTGAGGAGAACGGCGGCTCAGGTCAACATGTGAAAATGGAAACGGAAGGAGAACACTGTAAAGACCTCCAATCTGAACCAGACAGCCTCTTTGCTCCGCTCTCGGATATGGACGACATCATGTCAGACTCCTCTGAGACTTATCACAGCGATGAAGTGGAAGAACCTGTGGAGACGAATAAGGACTGTGAAGGTGACACGGCGCATCGTGATGACGAAGAACCTGTGGAGACGGAGAGGAACTGTGAATTGAACTGCTCTCAATGTGAGAAGGTATTTCAAAGCaaaagcagtttgaaaactcCTACGGTAGCACACACGGGAGACAAACCTTTTACTTGGTCGAATAAAAGGTACACCTTGAGGCATTTTAGAAAATGTACAGGGGGGAAAGCTCTGACAACAGAAGCCGGTGAAGGCTCACGAGAAGACAAGCCCAAAGAACATTTGGAGACCACTAAGAACGCTGAAGGTGTTGTGACACGGGACAGTGCCAACAATGAATTGAACTGCTCTCtctgtgagaaaatgttttacagCAAAAGAGGTTTGAAACAACACATGTCAACGCACACGCCCAACAAACCTTTTCCTTGCTTAGTTTGTGATAAAAGATTCTCCTGGAAGCATCACGTGAAGAGACACATGGCAATACATACACGGGAGAAAGCTTTGACCACCGAAGCTGATGGAGCATCAAAAGCTCCTCCGCTGTCAGATACCAAGCGCACCACAAAACCTTCACGGACCACAAAGGACTCGGATGCCGACAACCATCGATGCTCTCTTTGTCACAAAAACTTTGTCTCCAGTTCAAGTTTGACTTCACACATGGTAGCACACAGGGGAGAGAAGCCTTTCGCATGTTCGATTTGCGATAGAAGATTCTCCTTGAAGCAAAATATGCTGAGACACGAGAAAATACACGCGACACAGAAACCTCTTCCCGAATCAGCTGCTAGGAAAGGTTTCCGGAATATGGCGCAACTGTTCTCACTcgcaaaaacaaacagaaacagaAAGAAGGCTTTGAAATCCAGCAGCTCCAGTCAAAGCGTGACAACCAAAGCTGGCGGAGAACACGCTGACTCGGAACCGGACACGGACAACGTGACGCTGAACTCTTCCGACACGGATCACAGCGAGGACATTGACGAATCGTTCAAGACGAAAAAGAAGCCGAAAGGTGACACGACACATCGCAATGATAAGAAATACATAAGCTGCTGTCAATGTGAGAAAAAGTTTGCCACCGAGGACGGTTTAAGAAGACACAAGAAAATACACACGGGACAGAAATCTTTTGCTTGCGCGGTTTGCGATCAAAGATTCAACGTGAAGGCAAATATGCTGAGACATGAGAAACTACACAAGAGACCAAAGACATTTACGTGCTCGCTTTGTCGGAGAAGCTTCAGGCATAGAGGGCGACTGATAGCTCACATAAGAGCACACGTCGATGAGAAGGCTTCCAGTAGCTCAGCAAAAGCTGACGGAGAACACGGCGATCAACCAGACGTGGACGACGTGACGATGGACTCTTCTGACACGGATCACGGCGCCGGCCCCGGAGACCCTCTGAAGACGAAAAAGAAGTCGAAAG ACATGCCGCAGGTGTCGGTGGCGAGTGAGGAAGCGTCCCCCCACATTAACGGAGCGCGGCACAGCAGTCGCGATGCGGACACATTTGGTACGAGGGGAAGAGTGGAGGAGGCGCCACAATCCGATAAGGACCACCACTCAGATTTCGAAAAAGAAAGATCTGTCGCTTCCACGTCTGGAGGTAAAAGTTTACTCAAGGAAAGAAAGAAGATAGACATGAAAGCACGCCGACATACCGGCAACCAAATGAAAGTctttttgaacacaaataagAACTCTGACGACAAACAGTGCACTGTATGCAAGAAAACGTTTGCGACGAGGCCTGTTTTGAAGAGACACATGACGCAACACACCGGAGAGAAAGCTTTTGCGTGCTCGCGCTGTGACAAAAGATTCAGTTTAAAGGAATATTTGAACAGGCACATGATGACACACACTGGCTATAAAAAACCTTTTACATGCTCGCTTTGTAATGTTGGATTCTTTTTAGAGagccatttaaaaacacacatggaGTCGCACCCTGACAAGAAACATCTAACATGTCCAGTTTGTGCTAAAACGTTTGCAAAAAGATCGTACATCCCAAAGCACATGCGATTACACACCGGGGAGAAACCGTTCCAGTGCAACGTGTGTCATAAAAGATTCCATTTTAAGAACAGGATTCTACAACACAAATGTACTGGGAATgggggaaataaaaatgcagtAAATAAAGATGCAGAACGGCTGTCAAACTGA
- the LOC133480736 gene encoding zinc finger protein 25-like isoform X2 encodes MCKVTMLRELMKQRLNLAMEGIFQLFERTILEYEEELRRTKEAKEQQGELLDAVLKSHVGFHCADVQQVLLQSPEEVPFEQQEAEETAGEEHIPSSPLIKQEEEDVWSCPDGKRLPGRQEVESGVNTVPFTDVHLKSEEDEDTEDKVSSDTDAPRVPLENSESDASHHANNKSLSCSKCDKVFGSSRNMRRHLKTHIHTAEPQYSCPMCEKVFWIKRNLNRHMLTHSGIRPHVCAVCGNTFTRSHHLKRHMGTHKADKRVSKQYEKKTPVSVVSAVSAPEQPIPCLFCTKGFTKKSHLERHMRTHTGEKPFSCGVCDKRFARKERVRNHKCVVDNNGSA; translated from the exons atgtgtaaagtCACAATGTTGAGAGAATTAATGAAGCAGCGACTGAACTTGGCCATGGAGggaatatttcaactttttgaAAGAACGATATtggagtacgaggaggaacttcgTCGAACAAAAGAGGCGAAAGAGCAACAAGGCGAACTATTGGACGCCGTTTTAAAGTCTCATGTTGGCTTTCACTGTGCAG ATGTGCAGCAGGTGTTGCTGCAGAGTCCAGAAGAGGTTCCTTTTGAGCAGCAGGAGGCCGAGGAGACGGCGGGGGAGGAGCACATCCCGAGTTCCCCGCTCATtaaacaggaagaggaggacgttTGGAGTTGTCCGGATGGGAAGCGGCTTCCGGGCAGGCAGGAGGTAGAGAGTGGTGTCAACACGGTCCCTTTCACTGATGTCCACTTGAAGAGCGAGGAGGATGAAG ACACAGAAGACAAGGTGTCTTCCGATACCGACGCCCCCAGAGTACCTCTGGAGAACTCCGAAAGCGACGCATCGCATCACGCCAACAACAAATCCCTGAGTTGCTCCAAGTGCGACAAAGTGTTTGGCTCAAGTAGAAACATGCGACGACACTTGAAGACGCACATACATACTGCAGAACCGCAGTACAGTTGCCCCATGTGCGAGAAAGTCTTCTGGATCAAGAGGAACCTAAATAGACACATGCTCACCCACTCGGGCATCAGGCCCCACGTGTGCGCCGTGTGCGGCAACACGTTCACCCGAAGCCACCACCTGAAGAGACACATGGGCACGCACAAAGCTGACAAGCGAGTTTCCAAGCAGTACGAGAAGAAGACCCCCGTCAGTGTGGTCAGCGCGGTCAGTGCGCCCGAGCAGCCTATCCCCTGTTTGTTTTGCACCAAAGGTTTCACGAAAAAATCCCACCTGGAGAGACACATGAGGACGCACACGGGCGAGAAACCCTTCAGCTGCGGTGTGTGCGACAAACGCTTCGCGCGTAAAGAACGCGTCCGAAATCACAAGTGTGTCGTGGACAACAATGGCAGCGCCTGA
- the LOC133480736 gene encoding uncharacterized protein LOC133480736 isoform X1: MCKVTMLRELMKQRLNLAMEGIFQLFERTILEYEEELRRTKEAKEQQGELLDAVLKSHVGFHCADVQQVLLQSPEEVPFEQQEAEETAGEEHIPSSPLIKQEEEDVWSCPDGKRLPGRQEVESGVNTVPFTDVHLKSEEDEDVQQVLTESQEEDPSEQQHKEETQTSPITKQEEEDVWIRQDGKQLPGQDEAAAGLDTLPLTDVHLKSVEHEGQSSQLHRLSVEKINQGEAEGEDCEEPDNVAETGDTVTSEMFNRPFVCSLRGKAFAKTKTHEGARAPRRHTLKLPQVQESLRLQEEPNQTEERDLAPAHSHRGEDLHVLLVQQRVRPKPTLGKTPERAHRRQASLRPVREEEPRQRFLWFLQQGGLRTNPNWPDT, from the exons atgtgtaaagtCACAATGTTGAGAGAATTAATGAAGCAGCGACTGAACTTGGCCATGGAGggaatatttcaactttttgaAAGAACGATATtggagtacgaggaggaacttcgTCGAACAAAAGAGGCGAAAGAGCAACAAGGCGAACTATTGGACGCCGTTTTAAAGTCTCATGTTGGCTTTCACTGTGCAG ATGTGCAGCAGGTGTTGCTGCAGAGTCCAGAAGAGGTTCCTTTTGAGCAGCAGGAGGCCGAGGAGACGGCGGGGGAGGAGCACATCCCGAGTTCCCCGCTCATtaaacaggaagaggaggacgttTGGAGTTGTCCGGATGGGAAGCGGCTTCCGGGCAGGCAGGAGGTAGAGAGTGGTGTCAACACGGTCCCTTTCACTGATGTCCACTTGAAGAGCGAGGAGGATGAAG ATGTGCAGCAGGTGTTGACGGAGAGTCAAGAAGAGGATCCCTCTGAGCAGCAGCACAAGGAGGAGACACAGACTTCCCCCATCACtaaacaggaagaggaggacgttTGGATTCGTCAGGATGGGAAGCAGCTTCCGGGCCAGGATGAGGCGGCAGCTGGTCTCGACACGCTTCCGTTGACCGATGTCCATTTGAAGAGTGTCGAGCATGAAGGTCAGTCCTCACAGCTTCACCGCCTAAGTGTGGAGAAAATAAATCAAGGCGAAGCTGAAGGAGAAGACTGCGAAGAACCCGATAACGTTGCCGAAACGGGCGACACTGTGACTTCCGAGATGTTCAACCGACCCTTCGTCTGCTCCCTGCGCGGGAAAGCCTTTGCCAAAACGAAAACACATGAGGGCGCACGCGCACCCCGCAGACACACGCTTAAGCTGCCCCAAGTGCAAGAAAGCCTTCGTCTTCAAGAGGAACCCAATCAGACGGAAGAACGTGACCTGGCTCCTGCACACTCGCACAGAGGGGAGGACCTTCACGTGCTTCTTGTGCAGCAACGCGTTCGCCCGAAGCCAACACTTGGAAAGACACCTGAACGCGCACACAGGCGACAAGCAAGTCTCCGCCCGGTCCGAGAAGAAGAGCCTCGTCAGCGCTTCTTGTGGTTTTTGCAGCAAGGGGGTTTGAGAACAAATCCCAACTGGCCAGACACATGA